One window of the Eucalyptus grandis isolate ANBG69807.140 chromosome 6, ASM1654582v1, whole genome shotgun sequence genome contains the following:
- the LOC104453798 gene encoding homocysteine S-methyltransferase 1: MGVGERKGSVLEDLIERAGGCAVIDGGFATQLEKHGASISDPLWSALCLIKDPHLIKRVHMEYLEAGADVLITSSYQATLPGFLSKGLSMEEAESLLEKSVKLAIEARDKFWDSFKDVPGHSYNRALVAASIGSYGAYLADGSEYSGCYGPDTNLEKLKDFHRHRLQILVNAGADLLAFETIPNKLEAQACVELLQEENIEIPSWICFSSVDGENAPSGESFQDCLDILNKSNKVNAIGINCAPPHFIESLIGKFKGLTSKAIVVYPNSGEVWDGRAKRWLPSKCFGDDKFELFAARWRDAGAQLIGGCCRTTPSTVRAISNALRGLTETSLDSYQL, from the exons atggGTGTGGGAGAGAGGAAGGGATCGGTGTTGGAGGATCTGATAGAGAGGGCGGGCGGGTGTGCCGTGATCGACGGCGGGTTCGCGACGCAGCTCGAGAAGCACGGCGCCTCCATCAGCGACCCTCTCTGGAGCGCCCTCTGCCTGATCAAAGACCCTCATCTCATCAAGCGA GTCCACATGGAATACTTGGAGGCTGGTGCTGATGTCCTGATCACCTCTTCCTATCAG GCCACTCTTCCAGGGTTTCTGTCCAAGGGACTGTCCATGGAAGAAGCAGAGTCATTACTAGAAAAGAGTGTCAAGTTGGCCATTGAAGCCCGTGACAAGTTCTGGGATTCCTTTAAGGATGTTCCTGGACATAGCTACAATCGAGCCTTGGTGGCTGCGTCGATTGGTAGCTATGGAGCTTATCTTGCAGATGGCTCAGAGTATAG CGGTTGTTATGGACCGGACACTAACTTGGAAAAACTCAAGGACTTTCACCGGCATAGATTGCAGATCCTTGTTAATGCTGGTGCAGATTTGCTGGCCTTTGAGACTATTCCTAACAAATTGGAAGCTCAG GCTTGTGTTGAGTTGCTCCAAGAGGAGAACATCGAAATTCCATCCTGGATTTGCTTCAGCTCGGTGGACGGCGAAAATGCACCATCTGGAGAGAGTTTTCAGGATTGTCTGGATATATTGAACAAGAGCAATAAAGTCAATGCAATCGGGATAAACTGCGCGCCGCCCCATTTCATCGAAAGTCTAATTGGCAAATTTAAAGGG TTGACGAGCAAGGCAATAGTTGTGTATCCAAACAGTGGCGAGGTATGGGATGGCAGAGCTAAAAGATGGCTG CCATCTAAGTGCTTTGGCGACGACAAATTCGAGCTGTTTGCTGCAAGATGGCGTGATGCAGGAGCCCAGCTCATCGGCGGATGTTGTCGAACAACGCCTTCGACAGTTCGGGCTATTTCAAATGCATTGAGAGGATTAACGGAAACTAGTCTAGACTCTTACCAACTTTAA